In Rosa chinensis cultivar Old Blush chromosome 1, RchiOBHm-V2, whole genome shotgun sequence, a genomic segment contains:
- the LOC112189898 gene encoding uncharacterized protein LOC112189898 isoform X1, translating to MKKNPEAQETVDETREACCKGACESSSRKRLADDIIPHILNLYGSRATPSDFEIYAPNASFEDPLMRAQGLKQIKSAFYSLSKVFSESRIVEYNIQENMLSPENHEILIDNKQYYKFFGRDINVTSLIKLYALEGKIVRHEDWWEKKPLLNRETVKLPLMGRIMELSRRGSMLATHVMMGFGKDP from the exons ATGAAAAAAAATCCAGAAGCACAAG AGACAGTGGATGAGACGAGAGAAGCGTGCTGCAAAGGCGCATGCGAATCAAGTTCAAGAAAGCGTCTTGCTGATGACATAATTCCTCACATTCTCAATCT ATATGGGTCTCGTGCAACACCTTCCGACTTTGAAATTTATGCTCCAAATGCTTCATTTGAGGACCCACTGATGCGGGCTCAAGG GTTGAAGCAGATCAAGTCAGCATTTTATTCACTATCCAAG GTTTTCAGTGAATCAAGAATTGTGGAATACAACATCCAAGAAAATATGCTTTCTCCCGAAAATCATGAG ATATTGATCGATAACAAACAATACTACAAATTCTTTGGAAGAGACATAAATGTGACGTCACTCATCAAGTTGTATGCCTTGGAAGGAAAAATTGTTCGTCACGAAGATTG GTGGGAGAAGAAGCCTCTTTTGAACAGAGAAACAGTTAAATTACCGCTGATGGGCCGAATTATGGAACTGAGTCGTAGAGGTTCAATGCTGGCAACTCATGTTATGATGGGGTTTGGGAAGGAcccataa
- the LOC112189898 gene encoding uncharacterized protein LOC112189898 isoform X3, producing the protein MKKNPEAQETVDETREACCKGACESSSRKRLADDIIPHILNLYGSRATPSDFEIYAPNASFEDPLMRAQGLKQIKSAFYSLSKVFSESRIVEYNIQENMLSPENHEILIDNKQYYKFFGRDINVTSLIKLYALEGKIVRHEDWSSNTSIY; encoded by the exons ATGAAAAAAAATCCAGAAGCACAAG AGACAGTGGATGAGACGAGAGAAGCGTGCTGCAAAGGCGCATGCGAATCAAGTTCAAGAAAGCGTCTTGCTGATGACATAATTCCTCACATTCTCAATCT ATATGGGTCTCGTGCAACACCTTCCGACTTTGAAATTTATGCTCCAAATGCTTCATTTGAGGACCCACTGATGCGGGCTCAAGG GTTGAAGCAGATCAAGTCAGCATTTTATTCACTATCCAAG GTTTTCAGTGAATCAAGAATTGTGGAATACAACATCCAAGAAAATATGCTTTCTCCCGAAAATCATGAG ATATTGATCGATAACAAACAATACTACAAATTCTTTGGAAGAGACATAAATGTGACGTCACTCATCAAGTTGTATGCCTTGGAAGGAAAAATTGTTCGTCACGAAGATTG GTCCTCGAACACTAGTATCTATTGA
- the LOC112189898 gene encoding uncharacterized protein LOC112189898 isoform X2 yields the protein MKKNPEAQVDETREACCKGACESSSRKRLADDIIPHILNLYGSRATPSDFEIYAPNASFEDPLMRAQGLKQIKSAFYSLSKVFSESRIVEYNIQENMLSPENHEILIDNKQYYKFFGRDINVTSLIKLYALEGKIVRHEDWWEKKPLLNRETVKLPLMGRIMELSRRGSMLATHVMMGFGKDP from the exons ATGAAAAAAAATCCAGAAGCACAAG TGGATGAGACGAGAGAAGCGTGCTGCAAAGGCGCATGCGAATCAAGTTCAAGAAAGCGTCTTGCTGATGACATAATTCCTCACATTCTCAATCT ATATGGGTCTCGTGCAACACCTTCCGACTTTGAAATTTATGCTCCAAATGCTTCATTTGAGGACCCACTGATGCGGGCTCAAGG GTTGAAGCAGATCAAGTCAGCATTTTATTCACTATCCAAG GTTTTCAGTGAATCAAGAATTGTGGAATACAACATCCAAGAAAATATGCTTTCTCCCGAAAATCATGAG ATATTGATCGATAACAAACAATACTACAAATTCTTTGGAAGAGACATAAATGTGACGTCACTCATCAAGTTGTATGCCTTGGAAGGAAAAATTGTTCGTCACGAAGATTG GTGGGAGAAGAAGCCTCTTTTGAACAGAGAAACAGTTAAATTACCGCTGATGGGCCGAATTATGGAACTGAGTCGTAGAGGTTCAATGCTGGCAACTCATGTTATGATGGGGTTTGGGAAGGAcccataa